The following proteins come from a genomic window of Pseudomonas sp. J452:
- a CDS encoding choline ABC transporter substrate-binding protein: protein MNTIKSIAAVGLLSCSLLQSAWAQDPESCKQVRFAEIGWADIAATTGVAMVLTEGLGYQPRKVMASVPIAFTGVKNKQIDVFLGYWAPSMDPVIEPFTKDGGVKVLAKPNLEGAKYTLAVPTYAAEAGLKSFADIAKFKDQLGGKIYGIEPGNDGNLLIDKMIKGNQFELNGFRMIESSEAGMLVQVQRAVKKQEPVVFLGWAPHPMNTQFDLTYLSGGDDVFGPDYGAAKVYTVVPPDYEARCANVGKLLNNLQFSVEIESQLMDKVLQKENPTKVATDWLKANPQALDQWLAGVTTYDGQDGTAAVKKHLGL from the coding sequence ATGAATACGATCAAGAGCATTGCCGCCGTCGGTCTGTTGTCTTGCAGCTTGCTGCAAAGTGCCTGGGCGCAAGACCCGGAAAGCTGCAAGCAGGTGCGTTTCGCCGAGATCGGCTGGGCCGACATCGCCGCCACCACCGGCGTGGCCATGGTGCTGACCGAAGGCCTGGGCTACCAGCCGCGCAAGGTCATGGCCTCGGTGCCGATTGCCTTCACCGGGGTGAAGAACAAGCAGATCGACGTGTTCCTCGGCTACTGGGCGCCCTCGATGGACCCGGTGATCGAACCCTTCACCAAGGACGGCGGGGTCAAGGTGCTGGCCAAGCCCAACCTGGAAGGCGCCAAGTACACCCTGGCAGTACCGACCTACGCGGCCGAGGCCGGGCTGAAGAGCTTTGCTGACATCGCCAAGTTCAAGGACCAGCTGGGCGGCAAGATCTACGGCATCGAGCCGGGTAACGACGGCAACCTGCTGATCGACAAGATGATCAAGGGCAACCAGTTCGAGCTCAACGGCTTCCGCATGATCGAGTCGAGCGAGGCCGGCATGCTGGTACAGGTGCAACGCGCGGTGAAGAAGCAGGAGCCGGTGGTCTTCCTCGGCTGGGCACCGCACCCGATGAACACCCAGTTCGACCTCACCTACCTGTCCGGCGGTGACGACGTGTTCGGTCCCGACTACGGCGCGGCCAAGGTCTACACCGTGGTGCCGCCGGATTACGAGGCACGCTGCGCCAACGTCGGCAAACTGCTGAACAACCTGCAGTTCAGCGTCGAGATCGAAAGCCAGCTGATGGACAAGGTGCTGCAGAAAGAGAACCCGACCAAGGTCGCCACCGACTGGCTCAAGGCCAACCCGCAGGCCCTCGACCAGTGGCTGGCCGGCGTGACCACCTATGACGGCCAGGACGGCACCGCCGCAGTGAAGAAACACCTCGGCCTCTGA
- a CDS encoding ABC transporter permease has translation MSDKLDLGSWVNDGVQHLLDNYSGGFDSVGKVVEGFSEAVEQLLMLPPAWLLISLFVALSVWRIGFKFAAFTAVSFILIVLTGFWEQTVVTLGLTFSSTLISLLLGIPLGIWAAKKESVAYVIRPVLDFMQTMPAFVYLIPAAMLFGLGRVPGIIATVIFAMPPAVRLTSLGIRMVNKELVEAGQSFGCNSRQLLFKVQLPNAMPSIMAGVNQTIMMALSMVIIASMVGAGGLGNDVLASIQRLDIGLGFESGMAVVLLAIILDRITESFGTKTSKNAKNPGMFGWLSGKLQRQ, from the coding sequence ATGAGCGATAAACTGGATCTGGGTAGCTGGGTCAACGACGGCGTACAGCACCTGCTGGACAACTACAGTGGCGGCTTCGACAGCGTCGGCAAGGTGGTCGAGGGCTTCTCCGAGGCCGTCGAGCAACTGCTCATGCTGCCGCCGGCCTGGTTGCTGATCAGCCTGTTCGTGGCCCTCAGCGTCTGGCGCATCGGTTTCAAGTTCGCCGCCTTCACCGCAGTGTCCTTCATCCTCATCGTCCTCACCGGATTCTGGGAACAGACGGTGGTGACCCTCGGCCTGACCTTCTCCTCGACCCTGATCAGCCTGCTGCTGGGCATCCCGCTGGGCATCTGGGCGGCGAAGAAGGAAAGCGTGGCCTACGTGATCCGCCCGGTCCTCGACTTCATGCAGACCATGCCGGCCTTCGTCTACCTGATTCCGGCGGCCATGCTGTTCGGCCTCGGCCGCGTGCCGGGGATCATCGCCACGGTGATCTTCGCCATGCCGCCGGCGGTGCGCCTGACCAGCCTGGGCATCCGCATGGTCAACAAGGAGCTGGTCGAAGCCGGCCAGTCGTTCGGCTGCAACAGCCGCCAGCTGCTGTTCAAGGTGCAGCTGCCCAACGCCATGCCGTCGATCATGGCCGGGGTCAACCAGACCATCATGATGGCCCTGTCGATGGTGATCATCGCCTCGATGGTTGGAGCTGGCGGCCTGGGCAACGACGTGCTGGCGAGCATCCAGCGCCTGGACATCGGCCTCGGCTTCGAGAGCGGCATGGCCGTCGTACTGCTGGCGATCATCCTCGACCGCATCACCGAAAGCTTCGGCACCAAGACCAGCAAGAATGCCAAGAACCCTGGCATGTTCGGCTGGCTCAGCGGCAAGCTGCAGCGCCAATAA
- a CDS encoding glycine betaine/L-proline ABC transporter ATP-binding protein, with the protein MLSGKIVVQNLYKVFGEQPQQAIDMLKQGMSKEQILAEKGAVIGVSDVSFSVEEGEIFVLMGLSGSGKSTLIRLINRLIEPSAGDVFIDGQNVAKLPHAQLIELRRRDMSMVFQSFALMPSRSVLDNAAFGLEVAGKSRKEREQRAMAVLEQVGLASFAHKFPHELSGGMQQRVGLARALAVNPSMIIMDEAFSALDPLKRREMQDVLLELQKTDRRTIIFVSHDIEEAIRIGSRIGIMEGGKLVQVGTPQELIDNPANDYVRNFFDTIDTSRYLTAGQLKADSVPLYVHNGRAPDALKVCQELQAQDKHYAFIVDEENRFCGSISLEKIALIVEEGRYTELLPELLKQIEPVAEDLPLEQVIERLVINEGPIPVIDRSGRYSGAISKGRLLSRLQGE; encoded by the coding sequence ATGTTGTCTGGAAAAATCGTGGTGCAGAACCTGTACAAGGTTTTCGGTGAGCAACCACAGCAAGCGATCGACATGCTCAAGCAGGGCATGAGCAAGGAACAGATCCTCGCCGAAAAAGGCGCGGTGATCGGCGTCAGCGACGTGTCGTTCAGCGTCGAGGAAGGCGAGATCTTCGTGCTCATGGGCCTTTCCGGCTCGGGCAAGTCGACCCTGATCCGCCTGATCAACCGCCTGATCGAACCCAGTGCCGGCGATGTCTTCATCGACGGCCAGAACGTCGCCAAACTGCCCCATGCCCAGCTCATCGAGCTGCGCCGCCGCGACATGAGCATGGTCTTCCAGTCCTTCGCCCTGATGCCTTCGCGCAGCGTGCTGGACAACGCCGCCTTCGGCCTGGAAGTGGCCGGCAAGAGCCGCAAGGAGCGCGAGCAGCGCGCCATGGCGGTACTCGAGCAGGTCGGCCTGGCCAGCTTCGCCCACAAGTTCCCGCACGAGCTGTCCGGCGGCATGCAGCAACGCGTCGGCCTGGCCCGCGCGCTGGCGGTGAACCCGTCGATGATCATCATGGACGAGGCCTTCTCCGCCCTCGACCCGCTCAAGCGCCGCGAGATGCAGGACGTGCTGCTGGAGCTGCAGAAGACCGACCGGCGCACCATCATCTTCGTCTCCCACGACATCGAGGAAGCGATCCGCATCGGCTCGCGCATCGGCATCATGGAAGGCGGCAAGCTGGTCCAGGTCGGCACCCCGCAGGAGCTGATCGACAACCCGGCCAACGATTACGTGCGCAACTTCTTCGACACCATCGACACCAGCCGCTACCTCACCGCCGGCCAGCTCAAGGCCGACAGCGTGCCGCTCTACGTGCACAACGGCCGCGCCCCGGATGCGCTCAAGGTGTGCCAGGAGCTGCAGGCGCAGGACAAGCACTACGCCTTTATCGTCGACGAGGAAAACCGTTTCTGCGGCTCCATCAGCCTGGAAAAGATCGCCCTGATCGTCGAGGAAGGCCGCTACACCGAGCTGCTCCCCGAGCTGCTCAAGCAGATCGAACCGGTGGCCGAAGACCTGCCGCTGGAGCAGGTGATCGAGCGCCTGGTAATCAATGAAGGGCCGATTCCGGTGATCGACCGTAGTGGCCGCTACTCCGGTGCCATCAGCAAGGGCCGCCTGCTGAGCCGCCTGCAGGGGGAATGA
- a CDS encoding choline ABC transporter substrate-binding protein, producing MKLHKCLLLAAALSAPLLARAADPASCDVVRFADVGWTDITVTTAVTRQVLAELGYRTQVKRLSVPDTYQALQNRQIDVFLGNWMPSMAKDIQPYLDKGTVETLGANLEGAKYTLAVNQEAYDGGLKSFADIAKFKEQLGGKIYGIEPGNDGNQLIQQMIDDNAFALRGFKLVESSESRMLAQVRRAAHLKHWVVFLGWEPHPMNNQVKLRYLSGGDQYFGPDFGGATVYTNIRAGYATQCPNVARLLKNLRFSLAMENHLMEAILNQNTNRRREAIAWLKANPEAQEQWLQGVTRRDGSAPNPLLAQQP from the coding sequence ATGAAACTGCATAAATGCCTGCTCCTGGCCGCCGCCCTGAGCGCCCCACTGCTGGCCCGCGCGGCCGACCCAGCCAGCTGCGATGTGGTGCGCTTCGCCGATGTCGGCTGGACCGATATCACCGTGACCACCGCCGTGACCCGCCAGGTCCTCGCCGAGCTGGGCTACCGCACCCAGGTCAAGCGCCTGTCGGTGCCCGATACCTACCAGGCCCTGCAGAACAGGCAGATCGACGTGTTCCTCGGCAACTGGATGCCGAGCATGGCCAAGGATATCCAGCCGTACCTGGACAAAGGCACGGTGGAAACCCTGGGCGCCAACCTGGAGGGCGCCAAGTACACCCTGGCGGTAAACCAGGAGGCCTATGACGGCGGCCTCAAGAGCTTCGCCGACATCGCCAAATTCAAGGAGCAGCTGGGCGGCAAGATCTACGGCATCGAGCCCGGCAACGACGGCAACCAGCTGATCCAGCAGATGATCGACGACAACGCCTTCGCCCTGCGCGGCTTCAAGCTGGTGGAGTCCAGCGAGTCGCGCATGCTCGCGCAGGTGCGCCGCGCCGCGCACCTCAAGCACTGGGTGGTGTTCCTCGGCTGGGAACCGCACCCGATGAACAACCAGGTCAAGCTGCGCTACCTGAGTGGCGGCGACCAGTACTTCGGCCCCGACTTCGGCGGCGCTACCGTCTACACCAATATCCGCGCCGGCTATGCCACGCAGTGTCCCAACGTGGCGCGGCTGCTGAAGAACCTGCGCTTCAGCCTGGCCATGGAGAACCACCTGATGGAGGCCATCCTCAACCAGAACACCAACCGCCGCCGCGAAGCCATCGCCTGGCTCAAGGCCAACCCCGAGGCCCAGGAACAATGGCTGCAAGGTGTGACCCGCCGCGATGGCAGCGCGCCCAACCCCTTGCTGGCACAGCAGCCGTGA